Proteins encoded in a region of the Variovorax sp. PAMC 28711 genome:
- a CDS encoding ABC transporter ATP-binding protein has translation MSATTELLRVDAVKKRYGPIQVLHGVSLSVTRGEVFAIIGPNGAGKTTMFKVMTGEVASNGGTIHFDGKDVTRMPSHERVRLGFGRTFQVARVFHDFTVLDNVIVAIEARRRHTGEPLGSWRHCAPFTDVRDEAMSLLADVKLDALADGAARFLSHGDKKRLEFVIALAGRPTILMLDEPTAGMSPSDRADIAKLVSRTRKERGITVVMTEHDMDVVFGLADRIMVMNYGEVVSTGTVDEVRNDPKVREVYLGKEMVGA, from the coding sequence ATGAGCGCCACCACCGAACTGCTGCGCGTCGACGCGGTCAAGAAGCGCTACGGCCCGATCCAGGTGTTGCACGGCGTGAGCCTGTCGGTCACGCGCGGCGAGGTCTTCGCGATCATCGGTCCCAACGGCGCCGGCAAGACCACCATGTTCAAGGTCATGACCGGTGAGGTCGCCTCCAATGGCGGCACCATCCACTTCGATGGCAAGGACGTGACCCGCATGCCGTCGCACGAGCGCGTGCGCCTGGGCTTCGGCCGCACCTTCCAGGTGGCCCGCGTGTTCCACGACTTCACCGTGCTCGACAACGTGATCGTCGCGATCGAGGCGCGTCGCCGCCACACCGGCGAGCCGCTCGGCTCCTGGCGCCACTGCGCGCCGTTCACCGATGTGCGCGACGAGGCGATGTCCCTGCTGGCCGACGTGAAGCTCGATGCGCTCGCTGACGGCGCCGCGCGCTTCCTTTCGCACGGCGACAAGAAGCGCCTCGAATTCGTCATTGCGCTGGCCGGGCGTCCGACCATCCTGATGCTCGACGAACCCACCGCCGGCATGTCGCCGAGCGACCGCGCCGACATCGCGAAGCTGGTGTCGCGCACCCGCAAGGAGCGCGGCATCACGGTTGTCATGACCGAACACGACATGGACGTGGTGTTCGGCCTGGCCGATCGCATCATGGTCATGAACTACGGCGAGGTCGTGTCGACGGGTACCGTCGACGAGGTGCGCAACGACCCGAAGGTGCGCGAGGTTTACCTCGGCAAGGAGATGGTCGGTGCTTGA